TAGTGTTTACAAAAAACGCTAAGAACATCAAGTTGTTTTTAGGAGTTTTGCCTGGAGCAAGTAAGTTTTTACCAGTGTCTGTAATTAACGACCAGTTGTTGTGTTTACCTGAACCATTGATACCTGCATAAGGTTTTTCATGTAACAATACTTTGAAATTATGTCTGCGGGCAACTTTTTCCATTAAGTCCATCAACAACTGATTGTGGTCAATCGCTAAGTTGATTTCTTCGTAAATAGGGGCACATTCAAATTGCATAGGCGCAACCTCATTGTGACGGGTTTTCAAAGGAATCCCCAATTTAAGGGCTTCGTTTTCAAAATCCACCATGAATGCAAAAACACGCTCAGGGATAGATCCAAAATAATGATCTTCCAATTGCTGTCCTTTAGCTGCCATTTCACCAAACAAAGTACGGCCGGTTAAAACTAAATCCGGACGTGCATTATATAATGCCATATCAACCAGGAAATATTCCTGCTCAATACCTAAAGAAGCGTTAACTTTAGTGATGCTTTTATCAAAATACTGACATACATCAACTGCAGCTTTATCCATTGCGTTTAACGCTTTTAATAAAGGAGCTTTATAATCGAGGGCTTCGCCTGTATAAGAAACAAATACTGTAGGAATGCAAAGGGTTTTACCTGCTGCGCTTTCCATGATAAATGCAGGAGAAGAAGGATCCCATGCTGTATAACCGCGTGCTTCAAAAGTATTACGGATACCACCATTCGGGAAACTTGAAGCATCAGGCTCTTGTTGAACCAATGCACTACCTGCAAATTTTTCAATTGCACCATCACCACTAGGCTCAAAAAAAGCATCATGCTTTTCTGCCGTAGTACCGGTTAAAGGTTGAAACCAATGCGTGTAATGCGTAGCCCCTTTGGACATTGCCCATTGTTTCATGGCTGCCGCAATATGGTTGGCATCTTCGTGATTGATAAGTTCGCCCTGATCGATGGAAGAGATTAATTTTTCATAAACCTCTTTTGATAAGCCATCTTTCATTTTTTTCTTATCAAAAACATTAATACCAAAAAACTCAGAAATTCTCGCTGATGGCGCCTTAACTTCTGGTGAAACTCTGGATTGTGCCTCTTTTAGTGCAATTGTTCTTAAACTTTTCATTGATTCTTTTAAAATTTGATTCAAAAATAGTATAATATTTGAATTATTTGAATAAATGTATTAAAAAACATAAAAAGTGTATTGTTTTCTGGAATCAAATGCTTTTGATATCGTGCCAATACTTTGTTTTTGCTTTATCATGTTTTTGGTGTGCAGCAGGCAGATGCTTAATACAATAGGTATGATACTTAAGTTTTATCAATAGAGGTATGAATATTAAAGACTGCATTGCATTTTAATATATTGTATTTTTGGGTATGTTTAATAGAATTCATCACATCGCGATCATTTGTTCAGACTATGAACGCAGTAAAGATTTTTATACCCGGATTATGGGTTTTGAAGTTTTAAATGAAGTTTACAGGGCAGAACGTAAATCGTACAAGCTAGACCTGGCTGTGAATGGTTTATATCAAATAGAACTGTTTTCTTTTGAAAATCCACCAGCACGTCCTTCAAGGCCAGAATCTGCAGGTTTAAGACATCTGGCTTTTGAGGTAGAGGATGTAGAGAATGTTGCAAAAAGCCTTTCTTTAAAAGGAGTATTGGTTGAACCCATTCGTATAGATGAGTATACAGGTAAACGTTTTACTTTTTTTGCTGATCCTGATGGTTTGCCTTTGGAAATTTATGAGCTTTAAATGGGTAGTGTTTTTAAATTTAAACAATTCTCTGTAAATCAGGAAGGGTGTGCCATGAAGATCAATACCGATGGCGTTTTACTTGCTGCACTGGCCCATCACCAAAAACCTGTACATATATTAGATATAGGTACGGGAACGGGTGTAATTGCATTGATGCTGGCACAACGCTTTGCCGATGCACAAATTGACGCTGTAGAAATTGATGAACAGGCAGCTTTGACTGCGCAGCTAAATGTAGAAAATTCAGTTTTTTCCAGCCGCTGTAAGGTTTATCATACAGATGTTGCACAGTATACATCGGCAAAGCAGTACGATTTAATTGTTTCCAACCCTCCTTATTTTGTGAACGATCTTAAAAATCCGGAGAAAAGAAAAGAATTGGCCAGACATGCCGATGAGACATTCTTTGGGGCTTTGCTGGCTAAAGTAGCACAGTTGCTACATAAAGAAGGTAAGTTTTGGCTCATCTTACCGGTAAAGCAAGCTGAATGGATCATCACTCATGCTGTATTGTGGAAAATGTTTCCCTCACAGCTCATCCATTTACATTCTGATGCCTCAAAGTCAGAATTTCGCAGAATTATATGCCTGCAATATCAGCGTGCTGCAATTGTGCAGGAACATTTCTATATTTATGAATCAAAAGGAATGCATACAGCTGCTTATACAACGCTGCTAAAAGATTTCTTTATAGGACTTTAGTACCATTAAATAACAATTACAATGATTAAAATAGGCTTGATGTCAGATACACATGGTTTTTTAGATGATGCGGTTTTCAGGCATTTTGAATCTTGTGATGAAATATGGCATGCCGGAGATTTTGGTTCAGAGGTTGCTGAAAAACTCGCCGCTTTTAAACCGTTAAAAGGAGTGTATGGCAATATAGACGGACAGCAAATTCGCTCAGAATATCCCGAAAACCTGCGTTTCAACTGTGAAAAGGTAGATGTTTGGATGACACATATAGGTGGTTACCCCGGCAGATATGCCCCCGCTGTAAAACCGGTAATATACACTAACCCTCCAAAGCTTTTCATTACCGGGCATTCTCACATTTTAAAAGTAATGTTTGATAAAAAAATTAATTGTCTTCATATAAATCCCGGTGCTGCGGGAAATTCCGGCTGGCATAAAATAAAAACTTTAATCCGCTTCAGTATTTCGGACGAAAAAATACATACCTTAGAGGCCATTGAAATTGGTAATAGATAATGTAAATAGTACACTAAGTAAAAATAATGGCAGTTATAAAAACACTAGGGCAGTTCATCATTGAAAAGCAGGCAGATTTTCCTTACGCAAAAGGAGAGCTTTCAAGGTTACTGCGCGATATTGGGATCGCGGCAAAAATTGTAAACAGGGAGGTTAATAAAGCAGGCTTAGCAGAAATTCTTGGAGATGCAGGTACTGTAAATGTACAGGGAGAGGACCAGAAAAAACTGGATGTTTTTGCCAATATGCAGTTCATTTCGGCACTCACCAGTGGCGGAGAATGCTGTATCGTAGCTACTGAAGAAGAAGATGAGTTTGTGCCAATAGACTCACCGGTATCTAAAAATGCAAAATATATTGTTTGTATAGATCCCTTAGATGGTTCATCTAATATTGATGTCAATGCAGCTGTAGGGACCATATTTTCTATTCTGAGAAGAAAATCGGTAGAAGGAATGGCTACTTTAGAAGATGTGTTGCAAAAAGGTACGGAGCAGGTCGCAGCAGGATATGTAATTTATGGTTCATCTACCATGATGGTATATACTACCGGAAAAGGTGTAAATGGATTTACTTTAGACCCATCTATCGGTGAGTTTTGCTTATCGCATCCTGATTTAAAGGTTCCGGAAGAAGGATATATCTATTCTATCAATGAAGGAAATTATGTGCATTTCCCAGAAGGTGTAAAAAAATACCTCAAATATGCCCAGGCAGAAGATGCGGCTACAAATCGTCCTTATACCTCCAGGTATATTGGTTCTATGATTGGTGATGTACACAGAAACCTCATTAAAGGAGGGATTTATATGTACCCAACTACTTCCAGCTCTCCAAAAGGTAAACTGAGGCTGATGTACGAAGGAAATCCGATGGCTTTTATCATAGAACAGGCAGGTGGTACCGCTTCGGATGGTTTTAACCGCATTATGGATATTGTGCCTACAGAATTACACCAGCGTGTGCCGGTATTCATTGGCTCTAAAAAAATGGTGGATAAAATAGAAGAACTGATGAAGGAGTATTCGCCCGAAAATAACCTGAATGCACCAGCAGAAAAAACGCTGGAGCAGTTAAATATTGTTGGAGGAATTGATTAAAACAGCTAAAATATTTGAGTAAATTTTACTAATAGTAATAGTATCCCTGCTTGCAGGTTTTTAGAATGCCTGGAAGATGTTGAGGACTCAGCATCATCCAGGCATTTTTTTGTGCATAACTTGTTTAAAAATCAAATGTAATACTAAAAATATTAGTATTACATTTGTGCTGGAATTAAGCATTTGAGATCATGGAAGGCACATTGAGGGATAAACAGGATATCATTAGTCAGCTGCGAAAGGAAATACTGTCCTTGCAGGGCTTTAAACCAGCGGCAGCAGGCAAAATGGGTATCAAGGGCTTGGGCCTGGTAGAGGCTGTTTTTCCAAATGGTGTTTTTCCAAGGGGTGTATTGCATGAATTTTTAACCGAGGCACCAGAGCAGGCAGCAGCCTGCAGCGGGTTTATTGCTGGCTTACTGTCAACATTGATGCAGCACAATGGTGCCTGTATTTGGGTTAGCGCCAGCAGAATGATTTTTCCTCCCGCATTAAAAGCTTTTGGTCTGTCGCCAGACAGGATCATCTTTATAGATGTAAAAAAAGAAAAAGATGTGTTGTGGGCAATGGAAGAAGCTTTAAAGTGTGGCGGACTTGCGGCTGTAATTGCGGATGTAAGGGAAGTTAGCCTCATACAGTCCAGGAGGCTGCAACTTGCTGCAGAGCAAAGTAAGGTAACTGGTTTTATGCTGCGCAGCGATCCCCGCAAATACAGCACTACCTCTTGTGTTGCCCGCTGGAAAATCTCACCGGTAGCAAGTGAATTTGAAGATGGCATGCCAGGGATAGGTTACCCGAGGTGGCGGGTAGAACTGCTGAAACTGCGCAATGGAAATCCTGGAAACTGGGAAATAGAGTGGTCCCAAGGCTGCTTTAAGGTGTTTACAGCAAAAGCTGCAGAAAGTGATGTTCTGCAGCAGGGAAGAAGGGCGGTATAACATGCAAAAGCGTTTTGCCGTCATATGGTTTCGTTATTTAACAACCGACTGGCTTACCCTTCGCCGGCCGGAACTGCAAAATCAACCTTTCGTTTTTAGTGTTGCCGAGCGGGGAAAAAAAGTCATTTCAGGGGTTAATCCTGTTGCGGCAGCTCAGGGACTCCGGCCTGGCCTGCCTTTGGCAGATGCAGAGACTTTTGTGCCCCATTTACAAGTCTTTGAAGAAAAACCTGGTCGTGAGGCCAACTTGTTAAAGGCATTGGGTGAATGGTGCATTCGCTATGCACCTGTTGTAGCTTTAGATGCGCCTGATGGATTGTTTCTGGATATATCCGGCTGTACGCATTTATGGGGTGGAGAAGAAGCCTATCTTAAGGAAATTAATACAAAATTTAAAAGTAAAGGCTATCAGGTCCGCGTTGCAATTGCCGATACCATAGGTGCCGCATGGGCCATTGCACATTTTGGCACCTTAAACGCAATTATAGAAAGCGGCGAGCAAGCCAATGCTTTACTGCCTTTGGCGCCAGCAGCCTTGCGACTGGAAGCTGCTACTTTGCAGCGCCTGCACAAACTGGGTTTACATCAGGTACGTAGTTTTATAGGCATGCCAAAATCAGTATTGCGGCGCAGGTTTGGTGATGGGCTTATTTTAAGGCTTGCACAAGCATTAGGAAGGGAAACAGAGGTGCTTGTGCCACTGCAGGTTCCTTTGCCTTATCAGGAACGTCTGCCAAGTATGGAGCCCATCCGCACGGCAACCGGAATTGAAATTGCCATCAGAAGACTTTTAGAAGGGATTTGCTCTCGCTTAAAAGAAGAAGGGAAGGGGCTGCGGACAGCGGTTTTAACTTGTTACAGGGTAGACGGTAAAGTAATTGAAGTAAACATTGGTACCAATGCCCCCTCACACCATGCTGAACATCTTTTTAAATTGTTTCAGCTCAAAATATCCAGTATCCGACCTGCATTAGGCATAGAGCTTTTCCTGTTGGATGCTCCAAAAGTAGAAGCCCTTTCTGTTCCGCAGGAAGCACTCTGGTCTGATGAACCCGGTTTAAATAACCAGCAAGTTACAGAGCTGCTGGATCGGTTTACTGTAAAACTTGGGGCTGAAGTGGTTAGGCGTTACCTTCCTGATGAACATTACTGGCCTGAGCACTCTATCAAACCGGCAGGTTCTGTTTTAGAGCAACTGACTTCAAGCTGGCAGCGGCATAAATTGCGGCCTACGCAATTGCTGGCCAATCCGGAGCAGATTGAAGTTGCTGCCCCGGTGCCCGATTATCCGCCCATGCTGTTTCGCTATAAAGGTCAGGTCCACTATATTAAAAAGGCCGATGGGCCTGAGCGCATTGAAAGAGAATGGTGGCTGGATAGTGGTGCCCACAGGGATTATTACAGCGTAGAAGATGAAGAAGGCAAGCGTTACTGGTTATTTAGGCTGGGGCATTATACAGGCGATAAATCCCAGAACTGGTTTATTCACGGTTATTTTGCATAGAGAAAAATGGGTTATACAGAATTACAGGTTACTTCCAATTTCAGTTTTCTTCGTGGGGCATCTCATCCAGAAGAACTGGTGGCCCAGGCTATTGCTTTTGGCTATTCGGAAATTGCCATTACAGACCGTAATACCCTTGCAGGCGTAGTAAGGGCCTATGCTGCTGCTAAAAAATCAAGTTTAAGGCTTATTGTGGGCTGCAGACTAGATTTGCTTGATGGCCCAAGTTTGCTGGCTTACCCAACAGATACAGCTGCTTATAGCCGATTGTCTGGCTTACTCTCCATCGGTAACCTAAGGGCAGAGAAAGGCGATTGTCATTTGTATAAAGCAGATGTATTTGCGCATTCAACGGGTATCAAATTTATTGTCATCCCACCAGTTGTGCTGGATGAGAGTTTCAATTTTGAGCCTGATTTTAGGCAGCATTTACAAGATTATAAGGCCGCTTTTGGTGCCAATCTTTATATTGCTGTTACCCGGACTTATGATGGTGAGGACCATAAAAAGATATTCAGGCTGTCACAACTGTCGGCAGCGCTTGATATACCTATAGTGGCTACCAATGATGTGCATTACCATGAACCCGCAAGGCGGGAACTGCAGGATATTTTAACCTGTGTACGCGAAAAATGTACCATCCATACTGCTGGTTTTAAACTTCATGCCAATGCAGAGCGCCATTTAAAGTCAATAGAAGAGATGAACCGTCTTTTTGTGCAATATCCCGCTGCCCTGGAAAATGCAGGTAAAATAGCGGCAGCCTGCCAGTTTTCTTTAAGCAGCTTAAAATATGTTTACCCTAAAGAGCTTACCAGCGCAGGGCGTACTCCTCAGCAGGAACTCACTTTCCTGACCTGGCAAGGCGCAAAAGAAAGATTTGACCATAAGGTTCCGGTTAAAATTGCGGCTGCTATCCGGTATGAGCTTTCCTTTATGGAAGAGATGAATTATGCGGCTTACTTTTTAACGGTTTATGATATTGTCCGTTTTGCTAAAGAAAAGAACATCCTGTGCCAGGGCAGGGGCTCGGCAGCGAACTCTACGGTCTGCTACTGCCTGGGGATCACTTCAGTAGATCCTACCAAATTTGAACTGCTTTTTGAACGCTTCATTTCTTCTGCGCGTGATGAGCCACCAGATATTGATGTAGATTTTGAGCATGAACGCAGGGAAGAGGTGATGCAGTATATTTATACCAAATACGGTAGAGACCGGGCTGCCATAGTGGCTACGGTAACTCAATTGCACCACAAAGGGGCGGTAAGGGATGTAGGGAGAGCTATGGGCTTATCTGTTGATGCGGTTAACCAGCTATCTGCTGCTGCCTGGAAAGCTGAAGAAGATGGTTTTAAAGCGGCGCCTCATTTGCAAAAAGTATGGCAGTTAACTGAGCAGTTGGTTGGCTTTCCCAGGCAGCTGGGACAACATACTGGTGGTTTTGTGATTACCCAGGGTAAGCTTTCTGACCTGTGTCCAATCCTTAACGCAAGGATGGAAAACCGTACCAATATTGAATGGAATAAGGATGATATAGATACTTTAGGCTTTTTGAAAATTGATGTCCTGGCTTTAGGAATGCTCACGTGTATCCGCAAGGCATTTGATTTGGTAAAAAAGCATTATCACCTGGATTTAAACATGGCAGACATCAATAAAACGGAAGACCCAAAGGTTTATGACATGATCTGCGAAGCAGATACTTTAGGTGTATTTCAGATTGAAAGCCGTGCCCAGCAGTCTATGCTGCCAAGGTTAAAGCCACGAAAATTTTATGACCTGGTTATTGAAGTAGCTATTGTAAGGCCCGGACCCATACAGGGAGATATGGTACATCCGTACCTGAGAAGAAGAAATGAGGAAGAAGCAGTTACGTATCCTCCCAAACTGGAGGAGATCCTGAAACGGACACTTGGGGTGCCTTTGTTTCAGGAACAAGCCATGAAAATTGCCATCGTAGCAGCTGGCTTTTCGCCCGCAGAAGCAGATGAACTGCGGCGCAGCATGGCCACCTTTAAAGCCAAGGGCCTGGTTACTAAATTTAAGCAGAAGCTTATTGATGGTATGATTAATAATGGGTATGAGCTAGAATTTGCGGAACGGATTTTTAAACAGCTGGAAGGATTTGGAAGTTATGGTTTTCCGGAAAGCCATGCCGCCAGTTTTGCACTTTTGGTATATGTTTCCTGCTGGCTAAAATGTTATTATCCAGATGTATTTGCTGCGGCTTTGCTCAATAGCATGCCTATGGGCTTTTATCAGCCTGCACAGATCATTATTGATGCGCAGAAGCATCAGGTAGAGGTACGCGAAATTGACGTCAACTACTCTCAATGGGATAA
The nucleotide sequence above comes from Pedobacter sp. MC2016-14. Encoded proteins:
- a CDS encoding glutamine synthetase III, with amino-acid sequence MKSLRTIALKEAQSRVSPEVKAPSARISEFFGINVFDKKKMKDGLSKEVYEKLISSIDQGELINHEDANHIAAAMKQWAMSKGATHYTHWFQPLTGTTAEKHDAFFEPSGDGAIEKFAGSALVQQEPDASSFPNGGIRNTFEARGYTAWDPSSPAFIMESAAGKTLCIPTVFVSYTGEALDYKAPLLKALNAMDKAAVDVCQYFDKSITKVNASLGIEQEYFLVDMALYNARPDLVLTGRTLFGEMAAKGQQLEDHYFGSIPERVFAFMVDFENEALKLGIPLKTRHNEVAPMQFECAPIYEEINLAIDHNQLLMDLMEKVARRHNFKVLLHEKPYAGINGSGKHNNWSLITDTGKNLLAPGKTPKNNLMFLAFFVNTIKAVHEHADLLRASIASVSNDHRLGANEAPPAIISIFLGQQLNEVLDEIEHSRISKKIKEDNALWLGIPKIPQILLDNTDRNRTSPFAFTGNKFELRAVGSSSNSSAPMTVLNAIVADQLVKFKVDVDKLIKKGEKKDIALLTVIKRYIKESKDIRFEGNGYSQEWADEAEKRGLSNIKTTPVALDAYVSEKSTELFTKTNIFSKRELHARHEILLDSYFLKLQIEARVIGEITNTMIIPATIAYQNSLIENVKGLKEIGLGKETTDIPVGIISKISEHLNVVKTSLDAMLAARKVSNNIAESRDKAISYDEQVKSHFDTIRYHADKLEQIIDDSVWPLPKFRELLFIK
- a CDS encoding VOC family protein, with the protein product MFNRIHHIAIICSDYERSKDFYTRIMGFEVLNEVYRAERKSYKLDLAVNGLYQIELFSFENPPARPSRPESAGLRHLAFEVEDVENVAKSLSLKGVLVEPIRIDEYTGKRFTFFADPDGLPLEIYEL
- a CDS encoding tRNA1(Val) (adenine(37)-N6)-methyltransferase, encoding MKINTDGVLLAALAHHQKPVHILDIGTGTGVIALMLAQRFADAQIDAVEIDEQAALTAQLNVENSVFSSRCKVYHTDVAQYTSAKQYDLIVSNPPYFVNDLKNPEKRKELARHADETFFGALLAKVAQLLHKEGKFWLILPVKQAEWIITHAVLWKMFPSQLIHLHSDASKSEFRRIICLQYQRAAIVQEHFYIYESKGMHTAAYTTLLKDFFIGL
- a CDS encoding metallophosphoesterase — its product is MIKIGLMSDTHGFLDDAVFRHFESCDEIWHAGDFGSEVAEKLAAFKPLKGVYGNIDGQQIRSEYPENLRFNCEKVDVWMTHIGGYPGRYAPAVKPVIYTNPPKLFITGHSHILKVMFDKKINCLHINPGAAGNSGWHKIKTLIRFSISDEKIHTLEAIEIGNR
- the fbp gene encoding class 1 fructose-bisphosphatase, which codes for MAVIKTLGQFIIEKQADFPYAKGELSRLLRDIGIAAKIVNREVNKAGLAEILGDAGTVNVQGEDQKKLDVFANMQFISALTSGGECCIVATEEEDEFVPIDSPVSKNAKYIVCIDPLDGSSNIDVNAAVGTIFSILRRKSVEGMATLEDVLQKGTEQVAAGYVIYGSSTMMVYTTGKGVNGFTLDPSIGEFCLSHPDLKVPEEGYIYSINEGNYVHFPEGVKKYLKYAQAEDAATNRPYTSRYIGSMIGDVHRNLIKGGIYMYPTTSSSPKGKLRLMYEGNPMAFIIEQAGGTASDGFNRIMDIVPTELHQRVPVFIGSKKMVDKIEELMKEYSPENNLNAPAEKTLEQLNIVGGID
- a CDS encoding ImuA family protein, which gives rise to MEGTLRDKQDIISQLRKEILSLQGFKPAAAGKMGIKGLGLVEAVFPNGVFPRGVLHEFLTEAPEQAAACSGFIAGLLSTLMQHNGACIWVSASRMIFPPALKAFGLSPDRIIFIDVKKEKDVLWAMEEALKCGGLAAVIADVREVSLIQSRRLQLAAEQSKVTGFMLRSDPRKYSTTSCVARWKISPVASEFEDGMPGIGYPRWRVELLKLRNGNPGNWEIEWSQGCFKVFTAKAAESDVLQQGRRAV
- a CDS encoding DNA polymerase Y family protein — translated: MQKRFAVIWFRYLTTDWLTLRRPELQNQPFVFSVAERGKKVISGVNPVAAAQGLRPGLPLADAETFVPHLQVFEEKPGREANLLKALGEWCIRYAPVVALDAPDGLFLDISGCTHLWGGEEAYLKEINTKFKSKGYQVRVAIADTIGAAWAIAHFGTLNAIIESGEQANALLPLAPAALRLEAATLQRLHKLGLHQVRSFIGMPKSVLRRRFGDGLILRLAQALGRETEVLVPLQVPLPYQERLPSMEPIRTATGIEIAIRRLLEGICSRLKEEGKGLRTAVLTCYRVDGKVIEVNIGTNAPSHHAEHLFKLFQLKISSIRPALGIELFLLDAPKVEALSVPQEALWSDEPGLNNQQVTELLDRFTVKLGAEVVRRYLPDEHYWPEHSIKPAGSVLEQLTSSWQRHKLRPTQLLANPEQIEVAAPVPDYPPMLFRYKGQVHYIKKADGPERIEREWWLDSGAHRDYYSVEDEEGKRYWLFRLGHYTGDKSQNWFIHGYFA
- a CDS encoding error-prone DNA polymerase, producing MGYTELQVTSNFSFLRGASHPEELVAQAIAFGYSEIAITDRNTLAGVVRAYAAAKKSSLRLIVGCRLDLLDGPSLLAYPTDTAAYSRLSGLLSIGNLRAEKGDCHLYKADVFAHSTGIKFIVIPPVVLDESFNFEPDFRQHLQDYKAAFGANLYIAVTRTYDGEDHKKIFRLSQLSAALDIPIVATNDVHYHEPARRELQDILTCVREKCTIHTAGFKLHANAERHLKSIEEMNRLFVQYPAALENAGKIAAACQFSLSSLKYVYPKELTSAGRTPQQELTFLTWQGAKERFDHKVPVKIAAAIRYELSFMEEMNYAAYFLTVYDIVRFAKEKNILCQGRGSAANSTVCYCLGITSVDPTKFELLFERFISSARDEPPDIDVDFEHERREEVMQYIYTKYGRDRAAIVATVTQLHHKGAVRDVGRAMGLSVDAVNQLSAAAWKAEEDGFKAAPHLQKVWQLTEQLVGFPRQLGQHTGGFVITQGKLSDLCPILNARMENRTNIEWNKDDIDTLGFLKIDVLALGMLTCIRKAFDLVKKHYHLDLNMADINKTEDPKVYDMICEADTLGVFQIESRAQQSMLPRLKPRKFYDLVIEVAIVRPGPIQGDMVHPYLRRRNEEEAVTYPPKLEEILKRTLGVPLFQEQAMKIAIVAAGFSPAEADELRRSMATFKAKGLVTKFKQKLIDGMINNGYELEFAERIFKQLEGFGSYGFPESHAASFALLVYVSCWLKCYYPDVFAAALLNSMPMGFYQPAQIIIDAQKHQVEVREIDVNYSQWDNLLEEQSGTFFALRLGFRQAKGLNESDMQVLVSARHAPYQNITALSEAGVSQSALERLADADAFRSMGLDRRQALWEIAALQDRPTVLFEGQPSESVLETQVELPLMKTSEHVLQDYAATALSLKAHPVSFIREKLQLLRILSTKEISEAENGAKVKVAGLVLVRQRPGTAAGICFITIEDETGFSNLVVFKKLFDQYRKEILGAKLLMVEGKLQREGKVVHVIVERCFDMSKLLKGLSSRENEELPVPTARNFK